The genomic region GCAGGAGCGCGCGCGGGAGGCGCTGGAGCGCATGGCGGCGGCGAGCCGGGAGGAGGCCCGGGTGCGCGAGCGGATCCTGGCGGTGGTCTCCCACGACTTGCGCAACCCGCTCAGCGCCATCCTGCTCGGCGCCCGGCAGCTCGCCAGCGGCTCGATCGCCGGCGCCCCGCGCGTGCAGGCGGCCGGATCGCGGATCGCGCGCGCCGCCGAGCGGATGCGCCGGATGATCGGCGATCTCCTCGACGCCGCCGCCATCCAGGGCGGTCGGCTCTCGGTGAGGCCCCGGCGCGCGGAGCCGGCGCGGCTGCTCGAGGAGGCGCGCGAGGCGTTCCAGCCGGTGGCCGAGGAGCGCTGGCTCTCGCTCGAGGTGCGCGCCGAGGGCGGCCTGCCGGAGGTCTGCTGCGACCACGACCGCGTGCTCCAGGCGCTCTCCAACCTGCTCGGGAACGCGGTGCAGCTCACGCGGGCGGGCGGCCGGCTGACCCTCGCGGCGGCCCGCCGCGACGGCGGCGTGGAGCTCGCGGTCTCCGACACCGGGCCGGGCATCCCGCCCGAGGAGCTCCCCCACCTCTTCCAGCCCTACCGCCGCGGGAAGGACGTCCCCTACCGCGGCACGGGGCTCGGCCTCGCCATCGTCCGCGGCATCGCCGAGGCGCACGGCGGGCGGGTGCGGGTGGAGAGCCGCCTCGGCGAGGGCACCACCTTCAGGCTCTGGCTCCCGGCGTTCGGCCCCGCCTGCGAGCAGGCCGGCGCGTCGCCTTGAGCCCGGGCGCGGCGCGGCGCCGGCGCGCCGCCCCCGGCCAGCCGAAGCGCGCCAGCGCCACGCGCCCGCGCTCGTCGAAGGCGACCCCCTCGCCCTCCAGCAGATCGCGCTGCACCGCCGCGCCCATGGGGTCGAGGAGCGAGACGCCGGCGGTGTCGCCGCTGCGCTTCCCGAGGACGCGCTGCCAGGGGACGTCGTGCTTCGTCCCCTTGAGCGCGGAGAGCGCGTAGCCCACCTGCCGCGCCGCCCGGGGCTGGCCCGCCAGGGCCGCCACCGCGCCGAAGGTGGTCACCCGTCCGCGCGGCACACGGCGGACGATCCGGTAGTAGCGCTCCCACCCCTTCGGCATCGAAGCCTTCGGCATCGCTGGTGTTCTCCCGGATTCACTTTACAACCCCCCACCCGGCATTACGCTAGCGCGCATGAAAACGAACGCTCCGCTGCGCGCCGCCCTGGCTGGCCTGGTCCTGCTCGCCGCCACCGGCTGTGGCTTCCAGTCGATCCCCCAGGGCGAGAACGCCGTGGCCGGGGCCTGGGCCGAGGTGCAGAACCAGTACCAGCGCCGCGCCGACCTCGTGCCGAACCTGGTCGAGACGGTGAAGGGCTACGCCACCCACGAGAAGAGCACGCTCGAGGGGGTGATCGAGGCGCGCGCCAAGGCGACCTCCATCCAGCTCTCCGCGAACGACCTCACCCCGGACAACCTGGCGAAGTTCGAGGCGGCGCAGAACCAGCTCAAGGGGGCGCTGTCCCGCCTGATGGTGGTGGCCGAGCAGTACCCGCAGCTGCGCGCCAACGAGAACTTCCGCGACCTGCAGGTGCAGCTCGAGGGGACCGAGAACCGGATCACCATCGCCCGCCGCCGCTACATCGAGACGGTGCAGGCGTTCAACAACCTCGTGACCGTGCCGCCCACGAGCTTCACCAACGCGATCCTCTACCACAAGCAGCCCAAGGCCCAGTTCACGGCCACCACCGCGGGCGCCGAGCAGGCTCCCAAGGTGAAGTTCTAGTGCCGCAGGGCGCCCCGGCTCGCCCCTCCCCGGCCCTCCCCGCCCGGCGGGGAGGGAGCGCCGAGAGGAGTCCCGCTCCCGCGAAGCGGGGGAGGGCGAGGGAGGGGGCCTGGCGCGCCGCGCTGCTCGCGATCCTGCTCGCCGCGGCGCCCGCGGCCCGGGCCGAGCTGGCCGTCCCGCCCCTCACCGGGCCGGTGGTGGACGCGGCCGGCCTCCTCGACGCGCGCGGCGCCCGCCGGCTCGACGCCCTCTGCCGCGCGGCGCGCGAGGGGGAGGGCGGGCAGGGCGTGCAGCTCCAGTACCTCCTCGTCCGCACGCTCGACGGCGAGCCCATCGAGAGCTTCTCGATGCGGGTCGCCGAGCGCTGGAAGATCGGCACCAAGGGGCGCGACAACGGCGTGCTGGTCGTGATCGCCGTCGCCGACCGGCGCATCCGCATCGAGGTCGGCGGCGGCCTCGAGGGCGGGCTCACCGACGCGCAGTCGGGCCGGATCATCCGGCAGACGATCGCGCCGGCCTTCCGCGAGGGGCGCTACGCCGAGGGGCTCTTCGTCGCCGGCGAGCAGATCCTCTCCGCGCTCGGCGCGCTGCCCTCGTCGCTCCGCACGGCGCCGCACGAGGACCGCCCGGCGCACGAGCTCCCCTCCGGCCTCCTCGGCCTCCTGCTCGGCCTGCTCTTCTCGTTCGGCGCGCCGGCCATCTTCATCCTGCTGGTCTTCCTGTTCGTCGTCTCCCGCATCTTCGGCGGCCTCGGTCCGCGCCGGCGCGGGCCGTGGGGCGGCGGCCCCTGGATCGGCGGCGGCGGGTGGGGCGGCGGCGGCGGCTTCGGCGGCGGCTCGAGCGGGGGCGGCTGGAGCGGCGGCGGCGGCGGGTTCTCCGGCGGCGGCGCCTCGGGCAGCTGGTGAGGGGGCTGGCATGAACGTCGAACGGTTCTTCGGCCCGGAGGCGCGGGCCAGCGTGGAGCAGGCGGTGCAGGCGGCGGAGGCGCGCAGCCTCGGGCAGATCGTCCCGGTGGTGGTGAGGCGCTCGGCGCGCTACCACGAGACGCGGCTCGAGGGCGCGCTCCTCGCCGCCGCGGCCGTGACCGCGGTGGTGCTGCTGCTGCGGCTCCCCATCACGCTGCGCGAGCTCGCGCTCGCGCAGGCGCTCTGCGCCGCCCTCGGGGCGGCCGCGGCCCGCCTCGCGCCGGTGGAGCGGTTCCTCGCGGGCAGCGCGGCCCTCGAGGCGGCCACCCGCGCCCGGGCGCTGCGCGCCTTCCACGAGCACGGGCTGCACCGGACGTCGCGCGGCACGGGCGTGCTCGTCTTCGCCTCGCTGCTGGAGCGGCGGGCCGTGATCCTGGGCGACCACGGGATCCACGAGAAGATGAAGGACGGCGACTGGCAGCGCGCGCTCGACGCGCTCGTCGCGGGCGTGCGGCGGGACGATCCGGCCGGCGGCTTCCGGGCCGCCATCGACCTCTGCGGCGAGCGGCTCGCGCAGCACTTCCCGCGCGAGGGTGCGGCGCCCGACAACGAGCTCCCGGACGCGCTCCGGGAGGACGAGTAGGGCCGCCGCGCCGGCCAGGCCCCACGCGAGCCGCGAAATAGGCCGCGTGGCCGCTCCGTAGGGCAGGGCGAACGGAGGAAGTCATGAAGGCCCTCGCCATTCTCGCCCTGTCGATCGGACTCGAGGTCGGTTTCCTGCTCCACGTCGCGGTGCCCGCCCAGGCCGCCGAGCCGCAGCCCGCGCCGTGCGTCGCCGCGAGCGCGCCGGCCGCCGCGCCGGCCCCGCAGGCTTCCTAGCGCCGCGGGTCGCACCCCCTCCCCCTCCCTCTCCCTCCCCCGCTCCGCGGGAGAGGGGAAGAGGAGCCCGAGGGCGGCAGCTCGCAGGAACCCTGGGGCGCAACTTCCGCAGCATCCCCGCTGCACTCCCTCCCCCGCTCCGCGGGAGAGGGAAGAGGGGCCCCCGGGCGGCAGCTCGCAGGGACCCCCGGGCAGGGGAGCGGGCCTCTCGCTGCGCTCCCTCCCCGCTCGGGCGAGGAGGGAAGGGGAGGGGCGGGGCGGCCAGGCGGCCCGCGCGGCTAGCTGGCCCCGCCCGGTCGCCGGAAGCTGCACTCCCGGCAGATGGGGTGGTCCCGGTAGCTCGCCCGCAAGGTCGCGAGCGCCGCGCCTCGCCAGAGCTCCCCCACCGTACTCGTCGAGACGTCGCCGAACCGGCCGAGCGCGCCCTCGGCGGCGGCCGGATGCGGACAGGGGGCGAAGGCGCCGTCGGCGAGCACCCAGGCCTCTCGCCCGAGGAACGGGCACGGGCCGGGCTCGGGCGCCGGCGCCCCCGCCGCCGGCCACTCGACCGCGTTCTCGAGGAGGACGCGCCCGCCGCCCGGGAGCTCCGCCTCGGCCGCGGCCGCGCGGCAGCGCCGGACCGCCTCGTTCCAGCGCGCCCGCCCCGCCTCGTCGCGCGACAGCGCCCGCGCGGAGAGCCCGGGCAGCCTCGGCTGGAGGTGGTTCAGCTTCACCCGCTCCACCCCGAGCCGCGCCGCGAGCCGGACGATCTCCGGCAGCTCCGCGACGTTCTCCTCCTGCGCGGTGACCTGGAAGCTCACGCGGCAGCGGCTCCCTCCGGCCGCGGCCACCGCGTCCCGCACCTCCAGGAACTCGCGCACCGCCGCCACCGCCTCCTCGAACCGCAGCCCTGCCATGAGCCGCTCGGCGGTCGCGGCGGTCGCCCCGTTCCAGGAGAGCTTGAGGTCGCGGGTGACCGGGGCGAGGAGCGCCGCCCAGCCGCGCGCGCCGCGCCCGGGGAAGGTCCCGTTGGTGGTGACGTTGAGCCGCGGCCCCGCGGCCGCGCAGGCCGAGGCGAGCGCCGCGAGGCCGCTCCAGAGCAGCGGCTCGCCCATGGTGGAGGGGATGACCTCGCGCAGCGGGGAGCCGGCCCGCTCCGCCAGCACCGCGAGCACCAGCCCGGCGTCCAGGCGGCGCGGCGGGCGTCGCGGCCCCGGGCCGAGCGGCGAGTGGCCGGGGCACATGTCGCAGGCCAGGTTGCAGTCGTCCGGGCTGGTGACGAAGGTCATCCGCCAGGGCCCGCCCTCCTCGACTCCGTCCACGCGCATCGGGAGCGGCATCATCCGGCGCGTCCCCGGAATTGACAACCCCTCCGCGATAACGGACATATGGGGCATGGCGAACGTGAAGCCGGGAGCGAAGGCGAAGGTCAAGGCGAAGCCGGCGGCCGAGCGGCCGGCCGGCCGCGAGCCGCAGCACGCCGAGGCCATCGGCGCGAACCTCACGCAGGTGGTGGGCGAGAACCTGCGGCGGCTGCGGACCGAGCGCGACCTCTCCCTCGAGAAGCTGTCTCGCCTCTGCGGCGTCTCCCGCGCCATGCTCGGGCAGATCGAGCTCGGCCAGAGCGCGCCCACCATCAACGTGCTCTGGAAGATCTCGACCGCCCTCGAGGTGCCCTTCTCGGCGCTGCTCGGCTCGCGGGCGGCGGGCGGGGTGCACATCCTCCGCGCCGACCACGCCAAGGTGCTCGCGAGCCACGACGGCAGCTTCAGCTCGCGCGCGCTCTTCCCCTTCGACGAGCCGCGCCGGGTCGAGTTCTACGAGCTCAAGCTCGGGCCGCACGGCACCGAGAACGCCGACGCGCACGCCCCAGGGACCATGGAGAACCTCGTGGTCTCGAAGGGGTCGATGGAGCTCGAGATCGACGGCTCGCGCCAGCTCCTCGGCCCCGGCGACGCCATCGTCTTCGAGGCCGACCGGCCGCACTCCTACCGGAACCCGGGGGAGGACGAGGCGGTGATGTACCTCGTCATGACCTACGCCGAGACGGTCGGCTAGGGCGCTCTCCCGCTTCCAGGGGGCCGCGCCCCCGCGGGCGGGCGTCGTCGTGCTCCACCGCCGGGCTGGCGCCGCGCGCCGACGGCGGGCCGCGCCCGGGCAGGAGGCCGCGGCTGCCTGGCTACCGGGCTTCCGCGATGACCTGCCCGTTTCCCGGGCACCCGCCGGCCCCGGCCCCGCGCGCTGCCCTCGCTCCGTGCAGTCCCTTGCCCGCGCTCCGGACAGCGCTCCGTCGGGTACTCGAAAATCTCGTGGGCGCGCGGGGCGCGGGCGGCGGCACGGCTGCTGCAAACCCCTCCTGGCGAAGGCGCTCCCGCCCGCTCCAGCCAGGAGATCCGATGACCCCAGGAAGTTCCGCCGCCCCGCCCGAGGCCAGCCGGACCTCGCGCCCGACGCTCGGCCTCACCGGCCTCACCATCAACGCCATGGCGCTCATCGCCCCGGGCGCCTTCCTCTGGCTCACGTTCCAGATGCAGTCGCTCTACGGCGCCCCGATGGCCGGCTCGGCCATGTGGTTCGGCATCCTGGCCGCGCTGCTGCTCTGCTTCGCCACCGCCATCAGCTACGCCGAGCTCTCCAAGCTCTACCCCGGCGCCGGCTCCTCGTACTTCTTCGCCGAGCAGGCCTTCCTCAACCGCACCAAGGCCTACCGCTTCGCCCGCATCGCCAAGTTCATCACCGGCTGGGCGAGCCACCTCTACTACTGGGTCTACCCGGGCTGCATGGTCGGCGTGACCGCCATCCTCTCCGGCTACCTCCTGAACCAGTTCTTCCCCAACACCTTCAGCGGCACCTACAACAGCCCGCTGTTCATGATCCTGTTCTGCGTGGTGTTCGCCTTCGGCACCGCCTACGTCGCCTTCCGCGGCGTGTCCGGCACCACCGGCGTGAACTTCGCCATCAACGTCATCCAGATCACCGCGCTGCTGGTGTTCTCGGTGATGGCCATCTCCTACCGCGTCCAGCACCCCGAGGGCTCGAAGGGCTGGCACCTCGTGAACGGCGTCCCGGTGGACTACGTGGTGGCCCAGGAGCCGGTGCTCGAGAACGGCAAGCCCAAGCTCGACGCCGCCGGCGCCCCGGTGCTCCAGAACAAGCTCGACGCCGACGGCACCCCGGTGGCGGAGCTCAAGGACGGCAAGCCGGTCCCGTTCACCCTGAGCTACGCCGCCGACGCCGCCACGGTCATGGAGCCGGTGGACGCCGACCACCCCAAGGACCTCACCCCGCACTTCAAGTTCCACCCCACCGCCGGGTCGGTGCCGGCGCCGCACGGGTTCTCGTACATCATCATCCAGGCCTGCATCGCCATCCTCATCCTGGTGGGCTTCGAGTCGGTGACCTCGATGGGCGAGGAGGCCCGCAACGCCAAGCGCGACATCCCGCGCGCGGTGCTGCTCTCGCTCGGCATCCAGGGGCTCTTCTGCTACGCCATCGAGTACTTCGCGGCCGGCTACTTCCTCAACCAGGGGTACACGCTGGCCGACGCCGCCGGCTCGGGCGCGCCGCTCGGCGACATGATGGTGCTGGTCGGCACCTGGCTCTTCGGCAGCTACACCGCCGGCCGCGCCTTCATGCTGGTGCAGGCGGCCACGGTGTTCCTGGCGCTCATCGGCACCACCCTCTCCTGCCTCTCCACCGGCGCCCGCGTCACCTACGCCATGGGGCGTGACGAGGAGGTCCCGAGCCACTTCGGCCTGCTGCACGGCAAGCGGCTGACCCCGCACCGCGCCATCTGGACCCTGGCCGCGATCTCGGCGGTGATCGGGATCGTCACCGTGTCCTGCTACCTCGGCGGCACCACCCCGGCGCCGCTCGAGGCCAAGTACCAGAACATCTGGTACGCCTTCGGCATCTTCAAGCCGGAGCTCTACGCGAAGCTCCCCAACAGCCTGGTGGTCGTCACCCTGGTGAGCAACTTCGGCACCTTCCTGCTCTACATGCTCACCTGCATCATCGCCATGGTGGCCTTCAAGGAGCACCACGCCTTCAACGGCTTCAAGCACATGTTCGTGCCCATGTTCGGGCTCGTGGCGAACCTGCTCTGCATGCTCTTCTACCTGGTGGGCCCGTTCACGGTGTCGGGCATGAGCGTGAAGGAGCCCTACATCGCCCTCGCGGTCTGCGGCGCCTGGGCGATCTACGGCGGGCTCTACTTCCTGCGCGCCAGCAAGAAGAACTCCAAGCCGGTGTTCGTGGAGCGCGCGGCGGAGCGGCCCGCCGCCAGCGCGTAGCCGCTCGCCCTCGGCCGACGGCCGGCGCGCCCCGGGAGCTCCCCGGGGCCGCCGGCCGCGGCGTTTCCCGGGCGGGAGGCTCAACCCCGCGGGTAGGCGTCGGTGCCCATCTCCAGCGCGTCGAGGCCGGTCAGCTCCACCTCGGCCGGGACGCGGTTCCCCATCACCCGCTCCAGCAGCCGGAAGAAGCCATAGGACGCTGCGAACACGAACCCGGCGTTGACCGCCACCCCGACGCACTGCGCGCCGAGCTGGGACGGCGCTCCGAAGAGGAGCCCCCGGACCGGCCCGGCGACGCCGTTCCAGCCGTCCCCGTAGCTGCCGTCCGCGAAGAGCCCCACCGCCAGCCCGCCCCAGGCGCCGCAGACGCCGTGGACCGCCACCGCGCCCACCGGGTCGTCCACGCGGAGGCGGCGCTCCAGGAACACCACCGCCCGCACCACCAGCCCGCCGGCGACCAGGCCGATGAGCACCGCCGCCGCCGGGCTCACGAAGGCGCAGGCGCCGGTGATCGACACCAGCCCGCCGAGGAGCCCGTTGCAGGCCATCGCCAGGTCGGGGCGCGAGTGCAGGCCCCAGACGTAGAGCAGGGCCGCGACCGCGCCGGCCGAGGACGCGAGCAGCGTGTTCACGGCGATGAGCGCGATGCGCGGGTTCTGCGCCGAGAGCGTCGAGCCGGCGTTGAAGCCGAACCAGCCGAAGGCCAGGATGAGCGAGCCCACCACCGCCATGGGCAGGTTGTGCCCCGGCATGGCGCCCACGGTGCCGTCGGCCCGGAAGCGGCCCAGGCGCGGCCCGAGCACGATCGCGCCGGCGAGCGCGGTCACGCCGCCGGTCATGTGCACCACCGTGGCGCCGGCGAAGTCCACGTGGCCGTGCCCGAGCCCGAGGTTCGCGCCGAGCGCGGCGAGGAAGCCGCCGCCCCACACCCAGTTGCCGTAGAGCGGGTAGAGGAGCGCCGACATGAAGGCGGCGTAGAGCAGGAAGGCCGAGAACTTCCAGCGCTCGGCCATGGCGCCGGTCGGGATGGTGGCGGCGGTGTCCATGAAGACCGCCGAGAACAGGAACATGGCGAGGCTGGCCGGCTCGCTCGCGACGGTGACCAGCGCGAAGCGCGACGCGCCGAACAGGCCCCAGAGGTGGCCGCCCAGCCGCAGCCCGACCTCGTGGCCACCGGTCACCGCCGCCCCCAGCGTGGGCCACTCGTGCACCCCGCCCATCATGAGCCCGTAGCCCACGAGCCAGAACCCGAGCACGCCCACCGGGTAGACCACGAAGTTCATGGCCATGGTGTGGACGGCGTTGCGGGCGCGGGTGAAGCCGGTCTCCACCATGGCGAAGCCGGCCTGCATGAACATCACCAGGAAGGCAGCCAGGAGCACCCAGGCGAGATCGAGGGAGCGGGCCAGCTCGGACATGGGTCACCTCCCGCGCGCAGCGGGCGCGGAGCGATCGGCGGGCGGGGAGTGGCGGGCGCTGAGCCAGACCAGCGCGCCCACGGCGGCCAGCGCGGCGGCGGCCAGCGCGGGCAGCACCACCCGGCGCGACGGCCTCCCGCCCCGCCGGGATCCGAGCCCGGTGGCCGGATCGAGGGGCTGCACCGACTCCGGGTGCTCGAGGTCGTGCAGGAGCAGGGCGGCGCTGGCGTAGCGGTCGCGCGGGTCGCGGGCCACCGCCCGCAGCAGGAGGGCCTCGAGCTTGGGATCGAAGCCGGGCACGTGGTAGCTCGGCGGCCGGGGCTCCTCGTCCACCTTGGCCTTGAGCAGCGCCCGCGGGTTGGCGCTCTCGTAGGGCAGGTGCGCGGTGAGCATCTCGTAGAGGATGGTGCCGACCGCGTAGACGTCGGTGCGCGGATCGCCGCGGCGCCCGCGGATCTGCTCCGGGGCCATGTAGTCCGGCGTGCCCATGGCGTTCGAGAGCGCGCCCCAGGTCATGCGCCGCTTCGAGGCGAACACCGCGATGCCGAAGTCGATGAGCTTCACCTGGCCGGCCGGCGTGACGAGCACGTTCTCCGGCTTGAGATCCCGGTGCAGCACCCCCTCGCCGTGGAGGTAGGCGAGGGCGCCGCAGATCTGCCGGGCCAGGTCGAGCGCCTGCGCGGTGGGGAGCGGCTGCCTGCCGAGCATGGCCCGGAGGGAGCGCCCCTCCACGTGCTCCATCACCATGTACATCCGGCTCTTCTCGGGGGTGGGGAGCACCTCGACCACGTTCGGGTGGTGCAGCCGCTGCCCCTCCTCGTCCTCGCGCCGGAAGCGCTCGAAGAAGACCACGTCGCTCTCGTACTGGACGTGGGGGACCTTGAGCACCACCGTCCGGCCGGTGGAGACGTCCACCGCCTTGAAGATCGACGCCATGCCGCTGCGGGCCAGCAGCTCGGTGAGCGCGAAGCCATCGAGCCGCTCGCCGACGGTCGGGTCGCGCATTCAGCGCCCCTCGGGCGGCAGGCGTGGGTGGCACATGCAGCGAGCCTAGTGTGCCCGAGCGCGAGGGCGCAACATTCCGCCACGGAGGGCTGCCCATCATGAACGACTTCGAGCTCGACCACGCCTCCCTCACCGACGTGGGGACGGGCCGCGACCACAACGAGGACGCCTGCGTCAGCTCGGCCGAGGGGGAGGGGCAGGCGGTCGCGGCGGTGGCCGACGGGGTGTCGCAGGCCGCCGGCGGCGAGGTGGCGAGCGAGATGGCGGTGGAGGTGCTGCTGCGGGCCTTCCGCGAGGAGGGGGGCAGCCCCGGCCAGCGGCTCTACCGCGCCTTCCAGCAGGCCAACATCGAGATCTACGATCGGGCGGTGGCGGTGCCGGAGCTGCGCGGCATGACCACCACGCTGACCGCGCTGGTGGTGGACCGCGGCGAGCTCACGGCGGTCCACGCCGGGGACTCGCGCCTGTACCTCGTCCGCGGCGGGCAGGTGGTGCAGCTCACCAAGGACCACACCGTGGCCGCCGAGAAGGTGCGGTACGGCCTCCTCAGCCGGGAGCGGGCCCGGAACCACCCCGACCGCTCGGTGCTGACCCGCAGCGTGGGGCGCGAGCTGATCGTGAGCCGGGACCGGATCACCCAGCGGCTCCAGCAGGGCGACCTGCTCCTCGCCTGCAGCGACGGGCTGCACGGGGTGCTGGAGGACGGCGAGCTGGCGGAGCTCTGCGACGGGAGCGCGGCGGAGGCGTGCCGCCGGCTGCTCGAGACCGCCAACCGGCGCGGCACCCCGGACAACCTCTCCGCCGCCGTGATCCGGCTGGTGGGCCCGGTCCCGGACGACGCCGCCGAGCCCGGGCAGGGCGGCCTCAAGGCCCGGCTGCGCCGCATCTTCGGCGGGGGCTGAGCGGCTCGCCGCGCCGCTCCAGCGCCACCCAGAGCCCGCAGGCCAGGATCAGCGCCGCGCCGGCCCAGGCGGCGAGGTCGAGCCGCTCACCCAGCAGCGCCGCGCCGATGAGCGTGGCCGTGAGCGGCTCGAGGTAGGTGAGGGCGCCCGCCACCTCGGCCGGGATGCGGCGCAGGCCGGCGTAGAAGAGCACGCTGGCGCCGAGCCCGCAGACGAGCCCGCCCGCCAGGACCGGCAGCGCCGGACCGAGCGCGCCCGGCAGCGCGGCGCGGCCGTGGAGCGCCAGCAGGCCGGCGGCGCTGAGCGGCGCGTGGAGCGCGGTGATCGCGGTCGGCCCGTAGCTGCGCCCGGCCCGCTTCGCGCAGAGCACGATGGCGGCGTAGAAGACCGCGCTGCCGGCGCCGAGGAGCGCGGTCGCGAGCGGGAACCCGGCGGCCCCGGGGCGCCAGACGAGGAGCGCCAGGCCGGCGAGGGAGGCCGGGGCGGCGGCGAGCGCCCGGGCCGAGTGGCGCTCCCGGAAGAGCAGCGGCGAGAGGACCGCCACCGCGACGGGCGCGAGGTAGTGGGTGAGCACCGCGACGGCGAGCGGGCCTCGCTGCAGGGCGGCGAAGTAGAGCGCCATGTTCCCCACGTCGGCGAGGGCGAGGCCGGCCAGGGCGAGCGTGGCGCCGCGGTCGCGCAGCGCCTCGCGCCGGAAGGCGAAGGGCGCCGGCAGCGACATCGTCGCGAGCACCAGCAGCGCCACCTGCGCGCCGCCGAGCCCGGAGGGGCGCAGGAAGAGCGCCCAGCAGCCCCAGAGCGTGGCGGCGGCGGCGGTGAGGGCGAGGCCCAGGGGGCGCTGGGAGGGGCGGGACATCGGCTTGACTCGCGCGGCGGCGGGGGCCAGAAGGTGGGAGCATGAAGCTCTACTACGTTCCGAAGACGCGGGCGACGCGGCCGCGCTGGGTGCTCGAGGAGCTCGGCCTCTCCTACGAGCTGGCGCGGCTCGATCCCAAGGCCGGCGAGACCCGGACCCCGGAGCACCTCCGGCGCCACCCGCTCGGCCACGTGCCGGTGCTCGAGGACGGCGGGGTCCGGATCTTCGAGTCGGGCGCGATCTGCCTCTGGCTCGCCGACCGCGATCCGGAGCGGCGGCTGCTCGACGTGCCGGGCACGCCCGGCCGCGCGCAGGCCCTGCAGTGGATCTTCTACGGGGTCACCGAGCTCGAGACGCCGCTCGGGATCGCCGGCGCGGAGCTGCGCAAGGGGGCGGCGGGCGACGCCGCCCTGGTGGCCGCGATGAAGCAGCGGCTCGCGGCCGCGCTCGGCCCGCTCGAGGCCGAGCTCGGGGGGCGGAGCTGGATCGCCGGCGACCGGTTCACGGTGGCCGACGTCGTCCTGGCCTCGCTCCTCGCCTCGGCGCAGCGCAACGGCCTCCTCCCGCCCTCGCCGGCGCTCGAGGCCTACCTCTCGCGCGCGACCAGCCGGCCGGCGGCGAGCCGGGCCCTGGCGGACTGACGGCGCCGGCGGAGCCCGGCCCCGGGCGTTCACCCCGACGGGGGGCGCCCGCCGCGCCCCCGCGCTCTCCCTTTGCGTCCCCCGGGAATCGCTTTTCGGTTACATCATCCCGGCCATGGACCAGACCCAGACCCTCTCCTTCTGGCAGCGCCTCGTCCTCGCGTTCGTCGCCTTCTACTACGCGCTCGCCGACCTCCGCTTCGCGGTCGCGCTGCAGGCGTACCGCGAGCGCCGGCGCGCCCACCCGGGGGAGGCCGGGCCGGTAGGGCTGGAGCCGGCGCCCGTGGCGAAGCCCGTGCCCGCGCCGGAGCCGGTGAAGGCGGCGCCTCCGCCCCCGCCCGCTGCCAAGCCGGTGGAGCCGGTGGCCCCGCCGCGCGCGCCCGAGCCTCCCAAGCCGGTCGAGCCGGTCGAGCCGCCCCGGGCCGTCGAGCCGCCGAAGCCCCCGCCCGCGCCGGCGCGCCCGGACGGCGAGGAGGCGCTCCACCTCCTCACCATCCTGCAGCGCGACGGCCGGCTCGTGGACTTCTGCTCCGAGGACCTGGCCGGCTTCAGCGACGCCGAGATCGGCGCCGCCGCCCGCACCGTCCACGCCGGCTGCAAGAAGGCGATCGACGGCTACTTCAGGCTCGAGCCGATCTACCGCGAGCCGGAGGGGGCGCGGGTCACGGTGGCGCCGGGCTTCGACGCCGCGTCGGTCCGGCTCACCGGCAACGTGGTCGGGACCGCGCCGTTCACCGGCGCCCTGCGCCACCACGGCTGGCGGGCCGTGTCGGTGAAGCTGCCCACGCCCCCCGCCGCCGGCCGCGAGATCGTGGCGCCGGCGGAGGTCGAGCTGTGAGGCAGGCGAGGTACGCGGTCGGCATCGACCTCGGCACGACCAACAGCGCGCTCTCCTTCCTGCCCCTCGACGAGGAGGGGGCGGTTCCGCGGGTCTTCGGCGTGCCCCAGCTCGTCCACCCGGGCGAGGTGCAGCCGCGCCCGCTCCTGCCGTCCTTCCTCTACCGGCCGCACCCGACCGAGCTTCCGCCGGGCGCGCTGGCGCTCCCGTGGGACCCGGAGGCGACGGACGTGG from Anaeromyxobacter paludicola harbors:
- a CDS encoding ammonium transporter, yielding MSELARSLDLAWVLLAAFLVMFMQAGFAMVETGFTRARNAVHTMAMNFVVYPVGVLGFWLVGYGLMMGGVHEWPTLGAAVTGGHEVGLRLGGHLWGLFGASRFALVTVASEPASLAMFLFSAVFMDTAATIPTGAMAERWKFSAFLLYAAFMSALLYPLYGNWVWGGGFLAALGANLGLGHGHVDFAGATVVHMTGGVTALAGAIVLGPRLGRFRADGTVGAMPGHNLPMAVVGSLILAFGWFGFNAGSTLSAQNPRIALIAVNTLLASSAGAVAALLYVWGLHSRPDLAMACNGLLGGLVSITGACAFVSPAAAVLIGLVAGGLVVRAVVFLERRLRVDDPVGAVAVHGVCGAWGGLAVGLFADGSYGDGWNGVAGPVRGLLFGAPSQLGAQCVGVAVNAGFVFAASYGFFRLLERVMGNRVPAEVELTGLDALEMGTDAYPRG
- a CDS encoding DMT family transporter — encoded protein: MSRPSQRPLGLALTAAAATLWGCWALFLRPSGLGGAQVALLVLATMSLPAPFAFRREALRDRGATLALAGLALADVGNMALYFAALQRGPLAVAVLTHYLAPVAVAVLSPLLFRERHSARALAAAPASLAGLALLVWRPGAAGFPLATALLGAGSAVFYAAIVLCAKRAGRSYGPTAITALHAPLSAAGLLALHGRAALPGALGPALPVLAGGLVCGLGASVLFYAGLRRIPAEVAGALTYLEPLTATLIGAALLGERLDLAAWAGAALILACGLWVALERRGEPLSPRRRCGAAGP
- a CDS encoding DUF2760 domain-containing protein, giving the protein MDQTQTLSFWQRLVLAFVAFYYALADLRFAVALQAYRERRRAHPGEAGPVGLEPAPVAKPVPAPEPVKAAPPPPPAAKPVEPVAPPRAPEPPKPVEPVEPPRAVEPPKPPPAPARPDGEEALHLLTILQRDGRLVDFCSEDLAGFSDAEIGAAARTVHAGCKKAIDGYFRLEPIYREPEGARVTVAPGFDAASVRLTGNVVGTAPFTGALRHHGWRAVSVKLPTPPAAGREIVAPAEVEL
- a CDS encoding PP2C family protein-serine/threonine phosphatase, whose amino-acid sequence is MNDFELDHASLTDVGTGRDHNEDACVSSAEGEGQAVAAVADGVSQAAGGEVASEMAVEVLLRAFREEGGSPGQRLYRAFQQANIEIYDRAVAVPELRGMTTTLTALVVDRGELTAVHAGDSRLYLVRGGQVVQLTKDHTVAAEKVRYGLLSRERARNHPDRSVLTRSVGRELIVSRDRITQRLQQGDLLLACSDGLHGVLEDGELAELCDGSAAEACRRLLETANRRGTPDNLSAAVIRLVGPVPDDAAEPGQGGLKARLRRIFGGG
- a CDS encoding serine/threonine-protein kinase, encoding MRDPTVGERLDGFALTELLARSGMASIFKAVDVSTGRTVVLKVPHVQYESDVVFFERFRREDEEGQRLHHPNVVEVLPTPEKSRMYMVMEHVEGRSLRAMLGRQPLPTAQALDLARQICGALAYLHGEGVLHRDLKPENVLVTPAGQVKLIDFGIAVFASKRRMTWGALSNAMGTPDYMAPEQIRGRRGDPRTDVYAVGTILYEMLTAHLPYESANPRALLKAKVDEEPRPPSYHVPGFDPKLEALLLRAVARDPRDRYASAALLLHDLEHPESVQPLDPATGLGSRRGGRPSRRVVLPALAAAALAAVGALVWLSARHSPPADRSAPAARGR
- a CDS encoding glutathione S-transferase family protein, coding for MKLYYVPKTRATRPRWVLEELGLSYELARLDPKAGETRTPEHLRRHPLGHVPVLEDGGVRIFESGAICLWLADRDPERRLLDVPGTPGRAQALQWIFYGVTELETPLGIAGAELRKGAAGDAALVAAMKQRLAAALGPLEAELGGRSWIAGDRFTVADVVLASLLASAQRNGLLPPSPALEAYLSRATSRPAASRALAD